In a single window of the Marmota flaviventris isolate mMarFla1 unplaced genomic scaffold, mMarFla1.hap1 Scaffold_973, whole genome shotgun sequence genome:
- the LOC139704537 gene encoding amine sulfotransferase-like, producing MDNTEEYLFEFKGYNFERSLVKMHIVRSADDFEIRDDDVFIVTYPKSGTIWTQQILSLIYFEGHRNRTEDIKTIDRAPFFEYNNHNLDFTKIPSPRIFSSHLPYYLVPKGLKNKKAKILYIYRNPKDVLVSFFHYSNWVAILKNSETFENYIKMFLDGQVVGSRWFDHIKGWYEHRHDFNILFMSYEDMKKDLRSAVLKICRFLEKELSEEVVDTVVKQASFQNMKTNPQANYDDIVKQEMGVRNNEGNFLRKGTIGDWKHHFTVEQNERFDQIFQREMKDFPLKFVWDINEE from the exons ATGGACAACACAGAGGAATACTTATTTGAATTTAAAGGCTACAATTTTGAAAGGTCTTTAGTTAAAATGCATATAGTACGAAGTGCAGATGATTTTGAAATTAGAGATGATGATGTCTTCATAGTTACCTATCCAAAATCTG gtacCATCTGGACTCAGCAGATACTAAGCTTGATTTATTTTGAGGGGCATCGTAACAGAACCGAAGACATCAAAACAATAGATAGAGCTCCCTTCTTTGAATACAATAATCATAATTTGGACTTTACCAAAATACCATCCCCTCGAATCTTCAGTTCTCATCTTCCATATTATTTAGTTCCAAAAGGTCTGAAGAACAAAAAAGCTAAA ATTCTTTATATCTACAGAAATCCTAAAGatgttttggtttccttttttcattattcaaattGGGTGGCTATATTAAAGAATTCTGAAACTTTtgagaattatataaaaatgtttctagatggaCAAG TGGTGGGAAGTCGTTGGTTTGATCACATAAAAGGCTGGTATGAACACAGACATGACTTCAATATTCTGTTCATGAGCTATGAAGAtatgaaaaag GACCTCAGAAGTGCAGTGTTGAAAATCTGTAGATTTCTTGAGAAAGAACTTAGTGAAGAAGTCGTGGATACTGTTGTGAAACAGGCTTCATTTCAGAACATGAAGACTAATCCACAAGCAAATTATGATGATATTGTAAAACAGGAAATGGGAGTGAGAAACAACGAAGGAAATTTTCTGCGGAAAG GTACCATTGGAGATTGGAAACATCATTTTACTGTGGAGCAGAATGAAAGATTTGACCAGATAttccaaagggaaatgaaagactTTCCCCTCAAGTTCGTCTGGGATATAAATGAGGAGTAG